A window of Solea senegalensis isolate Sse05_10M linkage group LG20, IFAPA_SoseM_1, whole genome shotgun sequence contains these coding sequences:
- the si:ch73-345f18.3 gene encoding uncharacterized protein si:ch73-345f18.3 → MFRSFCCCCFLGENSVSERRPLLQPRPSDLSEAVSARQIPSTHSAQRARQSGRLVLRRVGVPELDQRFSDVTETFNEQQHHYESMVQHISSLRQSCECSHGDMLAFSECVAKVKEEHQAKYKVSLKMKGYDFCLSVVPVGLNSECAEGPEEILPPHLKLAQDELRGTSERARSTISRGTMLQELFGWLLRSSDQMAEQVKEAAPSYQEQGRLSENLEENMREVRRVKELSLGYRQQAGEILTEAAQIAGANL, encoded by the exons CCAGACCATCAGACCTGAGTGAAGCTGTTTCAGCAAGGCAGATCCCATCAACCCACAGTG CACAAAGAGCGAGGCAGAGTGGCAGGCTGGTGCTGAGGAGAGTGGGTGTGCCAGAGTTGGACCAGAGGTTTTCTGATGTGACCGAGACCTTCAATGAACAGCAGCACCATTATGAGTCCATGGTCCAACACATCAGCAGCCTGCGACAGAGCTGTGAATGTTCCCATGGTGACATGCTGGCTTTTTCTGAGTGCGTTGCGAAGGTCAAAGAGGAGCACC AGGCCAAATACAAGGTGTCACTTAAGATGAAAGGCTATGACTTCTGCCTGAGTGTGGTTCCTGTGGGGTTAAACAGTGAATGTGCAGAGGGACCAGAGGAAATTCTGCCTCCACATTTGAAGTTGGCTCAGGATGAACTGAGGGGCACTTCCGAGCGTGCCAGATCCACCATCTCCAGGGGCACCATGCTTCAAGAACTGTTTGGCTGGCTGCTCCGCAGCAGTGACCAAATGGCTGAACAGGTGAAGGAGGCAGCACCATCTTATCAAGAACAAGGACGACTGAGCGAGAACCTGGAAGAGAACATGAGGGAAGTGAGAAGGGTGAAGGAGTTGTCGTTGGGATACAGACAACAAGCTGGTGAAATCCTCACCGAGGCTGCACAAATCGCAGGGGCTAATTTGTAG